Proteins co-encoded in one Ruegeria sp. HKCCD4315 genomic window:
- a CDS encoding DUF5681 domain-containing protein — protein MTDDDRNNGTTTDERNPDGTFAPGNSGRPRGARHRVTRAVEDLLEGQSEQITQKAVEMALEGDSTALRLCLERIAPTRKDAPVSFDLPPIKSAADAAKAAQAVLQAVSHGEVTPLEGATVMGLVEQYRRVLETTELERRITALEAAK, from the coding sequence ATGACGGATGATGACCGTAACAACGGCACGACAACGGACGAACGCAACCCGGACGGTACTTTTGCACCCGGAAATTCGGGCAGGCCCAGAGGCGCACGGCACCGGGTCACACGGGCAGTTGAGGATCTGCTGGAGGGCCAATCTGAGCAAATCACGCAGAAAGCGGTCGAGATGGCGCTCGAAGGCGACAGCACGGCCCTGCGTCTCTGTCTGGAGCGGATTGCCCCCACCAGAAAGGACGCACCGGTCAGTTTCGACCTTCCCCCCATTAAATCCGCTGCAGACGCCGCGAAGGCCGCTCAGGCGGTGCTACAGGCCGTTTCTCACGGTGAGGTGACCCCATTGGAAGGGGCAACAGTCATGGGGCTGGTTGAGCAGTACAGACGGGTGCTGGAAACCACTGAACTGGAGCGCAGGATCACCGCACTGGAGGCCGCTAAATGA